The DNA sequence CACGAAAATAAGGGTCATCTTTCTCTGGCTGACACAGTAACTCAATCTCTTTCGGCCATTGCGGAATACGACTGGTCTGCATGGCAATATAGCGCGGGATACTAAAAATTAACCCAAAACCCAGCATTACCGGCACCAGGATAAAAGGCATGGGAAAACAACAAAATGTCCAGTAATAGAGCCCCAGCCAGAAGCCCTCTCTTTTTTTTGCAATTGGAAGACAGATATCGACACTGTCAATTATCAGCTCGGGCCCTTTATCCATAAAAAGCCGGACAAATTCCCAATGTCTAAGCAGATTTTCTAAATCCGAAGTAAATGGCAGGCAAAAAGTTTCAACCACTGTCCGGTTATTCTCGGCCAGCACGTGGCAACTGATATAATAGGAGTCATGTCTTAATTTGGGATGATTAACACCATAGGTGATGAACAGCTTATCCCATTCGGCACTGAACGCTGTACCATCCAGACGAATAACATGCACCAGCCGGTTTTTGCGGTCAAAACGCATCGGGTAATGTGTTCTGGCAAACCATTCACATTTAAGTATTTTAAAAGAAAATATAATTACTGAAATCAATAAAATACTGACAGCCAGATAAGACAAAAGGCCATTCCAGCTAGAATTCCAAAGACCAATATTAACCAGCCTGGTATAGGATATGGATAAATAAGCATTAAAAGACAGATACAACCATCCTCCGGCTATAAATCCAACAACACCTTTAAATGGATAAAACTTATCGACTATTTCCAGATAATAGGAATTAATTGCTATCACTATAGTATCATTTTCAACCCCGCCACCAAGTAAATTCAACGCCCGGTCTTGATGTAACTGACAAGCGCGCTCCTGAGCATTCAGCGAACGATTAAGTTTATATTTTATAAAAAGGCCGTAAAAATCCATCCTATCCCCCGTTACCCAATGCCAGATTTAGTTGTTGTATCTCCATCTCCATAGTCGGCCAGATGGGTAAATCTGCCATTTCTTTCTGCAGAGACAGCTGCTGCTCCTCTGCAGTATCACTATCATTAACCGGAATACGACGCCATAAACATTGACGCAACCATTTCTGAATGGCATCAGGCGTGAACTCCATAATAATTGCATTCGCGGTAAGGAAAATAATCGCTAATACAATCGCCACCGCCCCCGAAACAGGAATAACTTTAGCCGCGATCAAACTTAATGCAAAACCCGTTACTCCTGATACAAAATAGGCAATGCCAAGACCAGTACGTCTTTTGTCAATCTCATTCATTCCATTCTTATAATCTTCTGCGGCATAAAGATAGCCGCCTATCACTCCCACACCTCTGCCTGCCCAGAGAATCCTAATACCGATCCATTTCAGAGGTATCAACCTGGTTGAAAATTGATGATATTTAATTGCTGTCTCTATGGTCGCCACCACTGTACTGCCAAAAGCCATCACCCCACCGTAAAAGCGATTGTGAGCCTCTTTTTGATCTGCCGTCAGGGTTTTCTTATCAATATCTGCGGTGATCAGCAATGCAGCGCCCTGCAGCAACGACGATACCACCCCCAGATGCACTGAACGGGCACTGACTTCTATGGCGATGTTGTTCTGCGTTGCCTGCTGCATACGGGACAAACGTTGCTTAGCCATTTGCCTGCGCTCCCATTTGTTCACTTTACCCTGCCAGCGGCTGAACTGAATCGCCTCCCCTTCAGGGCCACTTCTCAGTAATTTACTCACTGCCTTAACTAAAGACTGACCTTTTAATGGCTTTACCTCATCAATATCATGAGTATCAATCATTACCATAAAAGACTTTTCTACCCTCAGGTTCATCGGCAAATCATTCGCCCACAGACGTAACATTTCACGTCGGACATGAGTGTAAAGTGAATCGTACATGGGCCCGGAGGGCTTGATTCCGGCTTTTTTTGCTAATTCATCCACCACCTCTTTTAGGAAATGTTTAAATAACGTGTGTCTTTCTATCCGCACCATCGCTTTGTCACTAATTGCCCCAATCGCCACTAAACTGGCATAGACCTCATTATCAGTTGCCGCCTTTGTCATCAGGCGCATCAGCGGGCCCGCACACTGTACCGTAAGCAGAGTCATCAGCCTCTGTGCATTCTCAACTTGCCCGCTGAGATGGAGCTCGAATGTATCCGCCAGCCAGCTCCAGGGAAGGGCCAGCCAGTCAGGAGAACTGGTAGCTCCCTTCTGTAATTTTTCAGACAGCTGACGGTGATTAAAGGAAAAAGCCCGCAGTAAAAAATTATGTCTGTCGGCGGGTGAACCTGACAATTGCTCTGTAAAAAAGCGCGATAACTCGAGTTTATCCTGCATGCCCCAGATGCTATAGATTACGGTGCTGGTATAGGATAAACAAGATACCAAATCGTCCTGATCAAAATGGTGTTTAAAGTAGGAGAGTAAGTGAGCACTCTTCATCCACTTAAGATACATATCCGTACGCGGTACTACGATTTGCTCGTTATATTGCTTTAATAAACCATCAAATTTTTCATGAAAATCGATAACTTTCTGTGGGTCATAATATTTTTCATATTCAGCCCATTTTTTATCTGAAATTTTTTTTATAGCGTCATTCATAGAGGAGGGATTCTTAAGCAATAATTCCGCCTGAGTTCTAAAAACGTATGAACCACCATTTGCTTTTTGCTTTTCTACTTGCTCGATAAACGCATGTTCACATTGTTTCCGAATCCCTTTTTCCAGACTGCCTATAGCCCCCGCCAGCGCCAGCTCACGCTGATACTCCGGGTTGCCATACACCTTGTTTTGCAGTTCATATTCAATTATGACACTCAGCTCCTGCAAAATCGCCGGCGGGTCCTGCAGCAGCAGTATCGCACCTTTACCCGCTAATAAACCCTCCGCCGCCTGCCGCAGGTACATCCCCTCTCCGGGCTTCACCTTTTTCCATGGCAGTTTTTTCGCCTCTTCCTCTTCCTCTTCCTCTGTCTCGTCCGGACCTCTCGCTTTTCGGGATAATGCTGACCAGAGTGGAATGCCTCCCGAACTCGCGTCTGGCGCAAATTCCGCAACGGTTCTCTCCAGTCCATCCACAGACACTGCCTGCGTGGTTTTTCCTCCCGCCAGCCAGGCGTCCATATCAAATGCCTGCATCACCTCACTGCGACAGGCTTCTTCTTCATGCTGACGGCGCACCTGCATGGTCCAGGCTACCTCTGACCAGCAAAACCAGAACAGCCCATTTTTCATCCCCAGCGGCTTTACCGGCAGAGTAATCAGCGAAGCACTGGCTAACTCGGCAGGATTGCTGATACAGGGTTTCACACATCCGCTCGCGATATCACTCGGCACCACTCCGTCCTCTGGCAGGGGGTAATAGTATCCCTCAGCGGTAACAAAATAGTTTATCCAGCGTTTGGCTGATTCTGCCCAGATATAGAGAAATCCTTCCCGTAATAAACGCCCCGTCCAGGCAAGCTCACCCTGTGCCGGCAGTGGGGTGCTCAGGCCGGCAGGCAGTACAGGATAAATATCATCACTCGCCATGATACCCGGACGTATGGGTAACAATGGCAGTCCGTGACGAATGCAGAATTTACATCCTTTTTCTCTACTCATATTATTTTCTTCCTTGTATCCATGAGTGACCCTGGGTCATCTCCTGCCAACGCTGTTCATCCCACTGCTGCGTTTCATCACGGTAGCAATCAGGGGATTGCCCCACCTGAGCCAGAAAAGCTGCCATTTTCGGTGTCTGCCAGAAGCTTTCACCTCGCGTCACCCCCTGGTATGCAAAAATAATGCGATCCTCCTCTGAAAGCAGACCGCACATCGCCGCCCGAATTAACAGGTTATCTGTCTTACGGCTGGTATCCTGACGAAGTCGCATATGGTGTTGATACGGCAGCTTCTGCAACACACGATTAATCAGCCCGACACGCTGCAACTGTTCCAGCGGTAACCCGATATCACCCGCTGGCTGGGAGATCATATCAGCAGGAAAATGCAGCGAGTGCCACTGGCCATCGAGCCAGAACGTCCAGTCTGGGATCTGGTGTGCTGAAAGCTGACTGATCAATTGCCTTGACGTGAGCATCCAGCTTAAATGAAATAACACGCGCGGATCATAGTAACGAAGAATATGCCCTTTCCTGTTTTTATCCTGAAAATACAGTGCACTTACCAGTGCGCTGCATAACTCATCTCTTGAAAGGGTGGTCGAAATCAGTAGTGAACATATCGGTGGCAAAACGGTATCAGCGTGGTGTGACAGTGTCTTCATTAATTCATCCCACTCATCTGCTGGCAGCTCATGTAAAGGGAGCAACCAGGGATAGAGATGAGCTTGCGGGGCAAGCATGGGTGAAACGAGCTCTTTCACTGGCCAGTCGAAGGGAAGTTCTGGCACCTGCAGACGATCGATGACTGCATACTGATGCTCTGCCAGTGGTCTCAGAGGTGTAGTGTAATGCACAATCATCTCCTTAGCTTAACGGCAGTGTAGCATTGCCCTGGCTGGCTGCTTCAGAAGCCATCGATTCACAAGCAGTAAACTGTGGGTAAGGTACATTCAGTGTGGCAGGCGCTGCGTAGTCAAACTCAGCACTTTTCACTTTGAAGTGGCCATTAGTACCCTGTTCTATTTGTGCAGGATCGAGTGTAATAAATGAACCACCGCATTGCAGGGTGATCTTTTTCCTGGCTGATATGACAATTTCATCATCAGTACTGGAGATTGTGACCCCCTGCACAGCGGTCATTTCAAGCGCCCCTGTTTGTGCCTGCACCACGATGTCCCCCGCCGCTGCGACCAGCTTCATGCCGAGTTCATGTACAAATAACATCATCTTTTTTTTCGCGACCAGGGCAATTCGCTTCAGTGCTGAAATCTCAGTGTTCCCACCTGATGTGCTGATGTGATTCTGATTAGCACTAAGCTGAATATGCTGAGGTGTCGATAAAACGATGCCAGCAGGTGCTGCGGCAACAATCACTGGCTGTTGTAATTGATCGATATTTTGTTGCAAAAAATCATGCTGGATGTCGTTATCAAGTGGATCAATATCCGCTGTTTCTAACAGAGAAGAGAGTGATTCTGCCAGGGATAAGGCATTCGATAGCTGACGCTTTATTTCATCCATACTGAGCTGTTTAGACATAGCTTTAGGCTGGGCATGTGATGTCAGTAACACCCCTTTACCACCACGAACAGCCACCCAGTCATCAGTACGAAGTTCTGCCCCCTCACCACGCTGCGCCCTTTCGCTGTCAACCAGATGGCCAAGGTTGAGCTGCGTTTTGCCGCCATATTCGGTGGCAATTTTAATGTGCTCTTTGCCACGCTCATCATCCAGGCGGATTTTATTGTTCGACGGGGTGCGCAGCACATTGCGTTTATAATTCTGTATCGTCACTAAATCCGGGTGCGCTGAGTCATGCAGTACCCCGGCTATATAGGGCCGGTCCGGGTTGCCATCCTCAAAGCCTATCGCCACCTCGGTGCCCGCCAGTAACGGCAGATGCAGGCCATAAGTGTCCCCGGCATACGGCCGCGACTGCCGTACCCACAGGCTTTCAAAACCGGTTTCCCACTGTTCACGGTCAAATAACAGCGTCACCCGGTAACGCCCTGCTTTGTCTATGTGCCCGTAAATGTCATTTTCCCGTGTGCTGGTCACCCGCGCCGGCAGTGTCCCGGCCATCACCGGACGCTCACCCGGCTCCGGACGGTAGCAAACCTCAGCATTCACGGGTAATGCGCTGAAGGTGACTTCAAAATCACGGTCGCGCCGGGCGTGGCTGACAATCCCCTGCACAACCACACCCTGACGGAACGTCTCCGTCACCTCATTGCCTCCCGTGACATGCAGTACCTGCCCCGGCTTTAACGTCGCACTGCTGGTGATGCCTTTTAACCGGGTCTGACCATTCAGATAACGTTCATGACGCAGACGCGCATAAAACGCCCCGGTTTCCACCTCCGGCCGGGCTTCATTGCTGTCGCCCTGACTGAGATAATTTTCCGCATAATGGTAAGCCTCACCATAAGCAGTACTCTGTGCGGTTGCGCTTTGCCCCACCAGACTCTCTGTGGCTGTGCGGTAGTTGTAATCATCGGTGGTGACACTTTTCTCCACCACCTGATGGCAGCTTTCCATCCCCCAGACCGCGTCCCTGCCAGCCGAATGTTGTCCCGAGAGGGCGAGTGATGGCAGGGTTACTGCCGTTTCATAACCCTGCACACTGTCGTAAAATTCCACCACATCAATATTCAGGCGGCTGTCGGTGGTGAAGCGAAACCAGATACCCACCTCACCCAGCAGACGGGTGATAAAATGCAGGTCATCTTCACCATACTGCATCACCTGTTCACGACGTGGATATTCTTTGCTCAGTGAGAAGAGAAAATCCTGACCGCGCAGGTGATGGCGCTCGCGCAGAATTTTCTCCACGATTTGTGGCACTGACATATCCTGATAAATCGCGTTCTGGTGCGAACGGGAGAGCAGCGCCAGGCGTGGCTGCAGCGTCAGAGCGTAATGGGTTTCATCACGCGAGGTGTTAAGGCGTTCAAAACCACTTACCACCCCCTGAATGACCCGCTCAGTCTGCTGCACTTTGATACCATAACCCTGATCAACCGGAGCCTGCAGGGTCAGAGATGCCGCTTTCATCAGCATCATCTCGTGGCTGAGGGTATGATCGCTGCTGGTGAACTCGATACGGTAACGGAAAGGCTGGCTTAGCCCTTCCTCACCACTGAACGCGAGTACATCAAGTTCCCGCTGACAATCCCTGACGGTCAGAAGGTGGTGGCTGTGGCTGAAATGAAGCATTACCGGCTCACTCATATCATCACTTCCTGTAACTGATCAAAACTCAGTACAATCCCCTCTTCATCGTCCCAGCTGAGCTCAAGTGTATGAGGATAATTACCGGCAGCATGGTGAGTGAGTAGTTGCTGACTGAGCACCGGGAGGATTTGCTGATTAAGCAAACTGTCAATGTTGCGTGCGCCGCTGTCAGGTAACAGACAAGCCTCTGTCAGCGCCTGATAAAGCGCTTCATCAATTCGGGTACTGATGCTGTAATGCCCCTGTAAGCGCTTACTTACCTGGGCCAGTTTCATGCTGACAATCGTCCGCATCGTATCATGTGCCAGCGGGCGGTAGATAACGGTCTGAAAACGGGCCAGTAGCGCCGACTGAAAGTGGTCACGCAGTACAGGTCGTAACTGCTCATGCAGCATCGCTTCGCTCGCTTCGGGCTGCGCTTCCAGCAGCTCCATTAACAGGTCACTGCCCAGGTTGGAGGTCATCAGGATCACCGTGTTACGAAAATCAATCTCCCGCCCCTCGCCATCACGCATAAAGCCCCGGTCAAACACCTGATAGAATAAATTCATTACATCACGGTGCGCTTTTTCTACTTCATCAAGCAGCACCACACTGTAGGGACGCTGGCGTACCGCTTCGGTGAGTATGCCCCCCTGACCGTAACCGACATATCCCGGCGGAGAACCTTTCAGTTGTGATACGGTATGTGGCTCCTGATATTCCGAGAGGTTGATAGTGATCAGCGATTTTTCACCGCCGTAGAGACAATCACTCAGCGCCAGTGCCGTTTCGGTTTTACCTACCCCGCTGGGGCCAACCAGAAAGAATACGCCTTGCGGCCCATTTTCACTGGTAAGTCCGGTCTTTGCTGCACGTAGTCGTTGAGAAATAGCACCTATTGCCGTCATCTGACCCACCACCCGGCGGCCCAGCGCCTCGTCAAGATGCAGCAATTCACTCTGTTCATCTTTCATCAGTGAAGAGAGCGGCACCCCGGTCCAGTCAGCGATCACGTTGGCGATGGACCGCACATCAACATCACTCTGTAATAATGCGTCATCCTGCTGACAATCAGCCAAATGTTCTTGCAGTGTTTGCAGATGCTCAGGCTCATCGCCTTGCTGCCTGGCAGCCATCAGTTGTGTGACCAGTGCCTTCTGTTGCACAAACTGTGTCTCACACTGTTGCTGCTGTGTCTCTAATAAGCCCAGAGACTGTGTTATCTCATGCAGCCGCCTTGCCGGATGACTGCTGGCCGCGGCCTGGTCTGCTTCCAGTGCCGCTTTTTCCAGTTGCAGTGCATGTATCTCTGCACGCAACGCCATCAAGGCTGCTGGCTCCGTTTCGATACTCATACGTACTCTGGCCGCCGCGGTGTCCAGCAGGTCAACGGCTTTATCCGGCAGTTGCCGTCCGGTCAGATAACGGCGGGAAAGCGTCACTGCGGCACGAACCGCATCATCGGTGATATGAACGCCATGATGAGTAGCATAACTGGCTTTCAACCCTCGCAGCATCAGACAAGCAGTGTCATCATCAGGCTCATCCACTGCCACCCGCTGGAAACGCCGTTCCAGTGCAGCATCACGCTCAAAGTACTGCTTATACTCACTCCAGGTAGTGGCGGCGATAGTACGTAATTCACCTCGCACCAGCGCCGGCTTCAGCAGGTTGGCGGCATCAGCACCTCCGGCCTGATTCCCGGCACCGATCAGCGTGTGCGCTTCATCAATAAACAGCAGTATTGGCGTGGGTGACTGTTGCACGGCATCGATAACGTTTTTTAGTCGCTGTTCGAATTCACCTTTCACACCGGCACCAGCCTGCAATAGACCAAGGTCGAGCGTGCGCAGCATGACGCGTTTAAGCGACTCTGGTACCTTGCCTTCGGCAATGCGCAACGCCAGGCCTTCCACCAGTGCGGTTTTACCAACGCCGGGATCACCGACCAGAATGGGATTGTTCTTACGACGACGGGAAAGAATATCCACCATTTGACGAATTTCAGTGTCACGACCAAACACCGGGTCAATCTTTCCTTCCTGCGCTTTAGTGGTGACATCAAGGGTGAATTTATCCAGGGCGTTCTGTAGCGCTGGGGTTAATTCACCGCCTTGCAGCTCACCGCCCACCGGATTATCGTCAAGCGCCACCGCTCTGCTGTACTCCGGTGTCTGATTCTCTTCGTGCGGCCTATCCGCACCTTCATCTGACTGTGCATCCAGCAGTGGACGCAAGCGTTCCAGCTGCCGTGGATCCAGCGTCAGCAGTGGCCATAGCCCATCACAACCTACCAGGTTCTGTTTACCCACCATCGCCATGAGCAGATGGACACTACGGATATGTTCTTCCCCTGCCAGCGATGCAATTAACCAGGCTTGTTGCATCAATGTCTGAATATTTTGCGAGAGTTGTGGACGATGACGGACTGAGCGTGGTTGTTTGTCTAACCAGGCCAGCAGATCCTGCCACATTGCTTCTATATTCCACTCGTAGCGACGCGCGAGCACATTAAGGTCACCTTCGCCCTGCTCCAGCAGTTTCAGTAACCAGTGTTCTGGCAAAATTTCCGCATGGGCGCGCGTCTGGCACAGGGAGGCTGCGCCTTCCAGGGCTCGGGCACAGCAGGTATTAAGACGTCGAAGGAGGATTGTCGATTTTTCCATGTCGAATGTGCTCACTGTTGAGGACCTTTGGGACACGCTACCGCCCGTCGCCATTACCGAGGCGCATAAGGTCTGTTTCCGGGATGTGATGTTTTCTTTGCTCAGCACCGATTGGCTGGGTGCTCAGCAGAAAAAACGGTTCAAAAACCGGCACAGCCCCCAGGGCCGTACCGGGAAGCATTCAGAAGCGGTGTCCGAGGCGTTCTCGTTTTTCCACTTTCTTAGGATAGGTTCCGCTGTCATCGAGAATAACGTGCCAGCAGGAGGCATTCGCCGCCGGTTGCAGTGTCATGTGCAGGCGGGCATCACCTCCTCCCCCCTGGCCAGCCTTACGGTGCGGTCCGGCTATCACTTTAATCGAACCCTGGCGGTACGCAATGCACAGCTGCGTGTCGAGAGAACAGGCCTTCTTAATCAACTTCTCCGTATAGTTGCGGGTGAAACGCGGATCTTTCTGCCAATTGGTTGCCCACTGGATCAAGTTCATTTAAACCTCCTGTAAAGCGGCACACACCGTGTGCCGTAATAGATTGACCGGTAGAATGCAACTTACGCAGTAGTACGTTCACTCCATGAATCAGAATGAATGATGTTGCCGTCTTTGTAGGTCCAGGTGATTTTTTCGTAACGCAGCTCAATCTGTTCCAGATGATTATGCTTCTCGAATGCATCATTCTTGATGTCATGCATCATTGGATTCACTTTGACTACTTTGACGTTTTCAAGTTTGGTGTTGAAATACTCCACCTCCTGACCCGCATCATTGATCCTGTACCATTTGAACTCAGCTTCTTTCAGCGTCTGCCCGGTGGTTACCGCCTTATATAAATAGGGGCTGGATGAATCGATCTCTTTAGTAAACAGAAAAGGGGTATGGATACGAGTGCCTGTCAGTTTACCGGTGTTGTTTTCAGTGGGGATATACAGGGTATGCTCCTGTGCCACCACCTCAATGCTACCCTTGCGATCCTTTACATCGACAGAACCTTCAATTTTTGCTCCGCCATCATCTTTCAGCCAAAGATATACTGGTATTGCCATCTGATTTACTCCCTTTCATTGTGTAGTACGTCATCATCCTGCGATGACATCCCTTGTTCGCCGGGTATCCGGCAGGCATCAGCCTGCGGCACCAGACTGATTTCAACACGACGGTTACGCGCTCGCCCTTCCGCTGTGTCATTTGAGACTAATGGGCGATCTGCACCATAGCCTTGTACTGCAAAACAACTTTCCGGTAGATCACCTGTATCACGCATCCAGTTGCGTACCGATTCAGCGCGTTTTAATGATAAAATCTGGTTCGCATTGTGATTGCCTGTGCTGTCGGTATGCCCCGCAACAACAATCAGCCAACCAGGTTTGCCTTTGATACCCACTAATGAGTTCACCAGCAAACGTGTTGAATCGGGTTTTAATTCCGCTTTGCCAGAGTCAAACAAAGACATACTATCCAGACGGATAATTTCAGCGGCTTTATCATGGACGACAGACTGTGAGGATATTGCCGGAGGAGTGTAGGTCCGGATGGCATTAAGCAGTGGCATGCGTAAATGCTCTCCGTGATAAAGTCCCAGACTGAAACGTAACGGTACCCCGTGACGTGCCCATCTGTTGAGCTGTGCCAAATCCTGCCGCAAGAGTTCTACTGCCGTCACTTTCGCGGTATCATCCATGCTAATCTCGGCATATCGGGTGAGATCGGCATTCACTCGTCTTAATAACAGGGTGTTATTCCAGCCACTGCACACCAACGCGACTGCATATGCCAGCAGCAATAAGGTAATTGCCCGTCGGCATAAACGCTGGCGGGGGGTAACACCCAACCCCGCAGGCAGCAGTGGCAGAATAATTTCTGGTAAAACAGCTTTAGCATGCTGGCGCTCTGTCACAGGTTGCCAGCCCTCAGCCTGCGGTATTCCTGTATGCTGGCTGAGCCACGTTGTCCATGCGGATACTGGCAGCGCACCATTGAACGCAGGTTCACTGCCCAAAACACTCATCTCAGGCACGATAACCGGTATTTCAGGGTTGGCTTCAGTGAAACGGGCATAACAGTATTCACGGCTCCAGCTCATCAGACTGTTGGTGACCATCTGCTGTGCCAGGTTTTGTGAGTGATCACCACTTTCAGCACGCCCCGTAAGCCGTGGTGACCCGGTTTCCTGCCACACCGTGCTTATTTCATTTTGTCTGATAACCTGCCACAACGGCTGTGGTGTCATCGCACAGCCAATACGTATATTCAGCACCAGGGGGATCACCAGCCGACTTTTGCGGCGTAGCAGACTCAATTGCCAGCGCCATGCCAGCAAATAACCACTCAACGCCGTGCTGTCAGTATGCAGTTGTGGGCAAACCGTGATCATCACAGCCAGTTGCTTACCCCAGTCCGGGCGCTGCTCAAAAAGCTGGCTGACCAGAGGCATCAACGTTTGTGGGTCGTCCACTTTGATAAAGCATCCCTGGGAGACTACCCGCGTTCGGGAGGTTTCAGGCCAGCTATCAGGGTTGTCACCACACACCAGAACGACTGGCTGACGGTAGCCAGATGGCGGGAGTGAATCAGAACAAAAGGAGGGAGTTAGCTCCCTGTCACGACGTATCAGGTACCAGTACAGCGCGATCCCTGTCCAGATTGCCCCGGTGATCAACAGCGATATCCATAGTGTGACGGGCAGAAATGACAGGCAGAGGAAGGCACTCAGGGCTGCCGCCCACAACGCCAGCAGAGCTTGCCGGACAGCACTCATTGCACAGCCTCAGGCCGTAAGGTGGTCAGTAAGTGATCCAGCCAGCTGTCGAACCCCCACCACAAAGCAACCAGCACCAGCAGCGCCAGTCCAAGGCGTATGGGCCAGTTAAACAGTTGACTAACCCGCAAGGTTGTTCCTGGTGAGCTGACCAGTACAGGTGACGTCGAAGGTGAATTCAGAGCCGGGAGCTGTTCACTGAGTGCAGCGATCAATTTCTGCCGCGCGGGATCCTGCAAAGAGCGAAAACTCCCGAGAAAACCCAGCAGCATCACACGCTGAAAACAGCTCAGCACCGCTTTGTCTGGTGACGGGCAGCGTAACACGGCCAGCATGTTGTCACAGAGTGTATCCCCGGCGTCCATTGTGCCGAGGAAGTGCCCCTGCAAGGGGATATTGTACCACTGTACACAAGCGTCATCTTCAACGCCGCGCCCCTTCACGGTTTCATCCAGTAATGCACACTGCGCAGTAAGAATATGGGTACAATTCCGGGCATCCATTCCCTGCGTTTTCAGCTGCTGCTGAATACGCTCAATATCAGTAACACACTGTTCCCACAATTTTTCCCCTTCACCATTATTAAACAAGGGGCCGTGCCGCAGGCTGATAACCTGTAACCACGTATCCTGCAGCAGTGCGTCAATATCAATCACGGTATTACCCGCCACTATCGGTTCATTCATGTTCTCAGTACCGCAAACAGTTCAAGTTCAGGATCCCCTAACATGCCTGGGACATAGAACAGGCAGTGACCGCTTTCCAGCATTTCGTTGCCCAGCGGGTGTGACAGATCCAGACTGAAATATTGATTCTCAAGACGCAGTGGAATAGCTGCAGGGACATGACGCAAAGGCGTTAAAGGAATGCCAACTCGTGAAGAGTTAACAATACTGCGGACATGGTCAGGACTCCCTGCTTTACACTGCCGCGGAAACTGCTCATGTAACTGTGCTGCAGGTATCTGAGAGCGCACTGAGAGATAATAGTCCGCCCCTTCACGCAGTCGTGGATCATGAAGGCGGGCATGCCAGAAACGCAGACGCGGATCATGTTCCAGTTCCAGTGTCACGACACGAGAAGGCAGACTGGCTTCGAGGAGGTCAGCCAGCAGATCAAACAGAGGCGGGAAAACCGCGTTGAGCTGTTCATGCTGATAAACCGGGATCGCACTTACCTGATGTGCCAGAGAAAACGTAAGCAAACCACCCGCCAGACGAACCAATTCAGTGTAGAGTCGCTCGACCGGCGTGGTTGGCAATCGCTGATAATGGCCCAGCACTGGCTCTGCACTGTTTAGTGCATTCAGTAACCAGAATAGCGAGACATCCGCTACCGCGAAATCAGCCATACGTTCATTACTTTCACGGCGCATAGCCATTAAACGTATCAGTC is a window from the Erwinia sp. genome containing:
- the clpV1 gene encoding Protein ClpV1 (ID:JIFNMEKO_02726;~source:Prodigal:2.6); its protein translation is MEKSTILLRRLNTCCARALEGAASLCQTRAHAEILPEHWLLKLLEQGEGDLNVLARRYEWNIEAMWQDLLAWLDKQPRSVRHRPQLSQNIQTLMQQAWLIASLAGEEHIRSVHLLMAMVGKQNLVGCDGLWPLLTLDPRQLERLRPLLDAQSDEGADRPHEENQTPEYSRAVALDDNPVGGELQGGELTPALQNALDKFTLDVTTKAQEGKIDPVFGRDTEIRQMVDILSRRRKNNPILVGDPGVGKTALVEGLALRIAEGKVPESLKRVMLRTLDLGLLQAGAGVKGEFEQRLKNVIDAVQQSPTPILLFIDEAHTLIGAGNQAGGADAANLLKPALVRGELRTIAATTWSEYKQYFERDAALERRFQRVAVDEPDDDTACLMLRGLKASYATHHGVHITDDAVRAAVTLSRRYLTGRQLPDKAVDLLDTAAARVRMSIETEPAALMALRAEIHALQLEKAALEADQAAASSHPARRLHEITQSLGLLETQQQQCETQFVQQKALVTQLMAARQQGDEPEHLQTLQEHLADCQQDDALLQSDVDVRSIANVIADWTGVPLSSLMKDEQSELLHLDEALGRRVVGQMTAIGAISQRLRAAKTGLTSENGPQGVFFLVGPSGVGKTETALALSDCLYGGEKSLITINLSEYQEPHTVSQLKGSPPGYVGYGQGGILTEAVRQRPYSVVLLDEVEKAHRDVMNLFYQVFDRGFMRDGEGREIDFRNTVILMTSNLGSDLLMELLEAQPEASEAMLHEQLRPVLRDHFQSALLARFQTVIYRPLAHDTMRTIVSMKLAQVSKRLQGHYSISTRIDEALYQALTEACLLPDSGARNIDSLLNQQILPVLSQQLLTHHAAGNYPHTLELSWDDEEGIVLSFDQLQEVMI
- the hcpA_2 gene encoding Major exported protein (ID:JIFNMEKO_02729;~source:Prodigal:2.6) yields the protein MAIPVYLWLKDDGGAKIEGSVDVKDRKGSIEVVAQEHTLYIPTENNTGKLTGTRIHTPFLFTKEIDSSSPYLYKAVTTGQTLKEAEFKWYRINDAGQEVEYFNTKLENVKVVKVNPMMHDIKNDAFEKHNHLEQIELRYEKITWTYKDGNIIHSDSWSERTTA
- a CDS encoding hypothetical protein (ID:JIFNMEKO_02727;~source:Prodigal:2.6) → MLPGTALGAVPVFEPFFLLSTQPIGAEQRKHHIPETDLMRLGNGDGR
- the vgrG1_3 gene encoding Actin cross-linking toxin VgrG1 (ID:JIFNMEKO_02725;~source:Prodigal:2.6), whose amino-acid sequence is MSEPVMLHFSHSHHLLTVRDCQRELDVLAFSGEEGLSQPFRYRIEFTSSDHTLSHEMMLMKAASLTLQAPVDQGYGIKVQQTERVIQGVVSGFERLNTSRDETHYALTLQPRLALLSRSHQNAIYQDMSVPQIVEKILRERHHLRGQDFLFSLSKEYPRREQVMQYGEDDLHFITRLLGEVGIWFRFTTDSRLNIDVVEFYDSVQGYETAVTLPSLALSGQHSAGRDAVWGMESCHQVVEKSVTTDDYNYRTATESLVGQSATAQSTAYGEAYHYAENYLSQGDSNEARPEVETGAFYARLRHERYLNGQTRLKGITSSATLKPGQVLHVTGGNEVTETFRQGVVVQGIVSHARRDRDFEVTFSALPVNAEVCYRPEPGERPVMAGTLPARVTSTRENDIYGHIDKAGRYRVTLLFDREQWETGFESLWVRQSRPYAGDTYGLHLPLLAGTEVAIGFEDGNPDRPYIAGVLHDSAHPDLVTIQNYKRNVLRTPSNNKIRLDDERGKEHIKIATEYGGKTQLNLGHLVDSERAQRGEGAELRTDDWVAVRGGKGVLLTSHAQPKAMSKQLSMDEIKRQLSNALSLAESLSSLLETADIDPLDNDIQHDFLQQNIDQLQQPVIVAAAPAGIVLSTPQHIQLSANQNHISTSGGNTEISALKRIALVAKKKMMLFVHELGMKLVAAAGDIVVQAQTGALEMTAVQGVTISSTDDEIVISARKKITLQCGGSFITLDPAQIEQGTNGHFKVKSAEFDYAAPATLNVPYPQFTACESMASEAASQGNATLPLS
- a CDS encoding hypothetical protein (ID:JIFNMEKO_02728;~source:Prodigal:2.6), translated to MNLIQWATNWQKDPRFTRNYTEKLIKKACSLDTQLCIAYRQGSIKVIAGPHRKAGQGGGGDARLHMTLQPAANASCWHVILDDSGTYPKKVEKRERLGHRF